The Lycium barbarum isolate Lr01 chromosome 10, ASM1917538v2, whole genome shotgun sequence genome includes a region encoding these proteins:
- the LOC132616210 gene encoding elongator complex protein 4 codes for MASSRPRASSFSRNISSAATSQIPGVKLGPNGTSFLSSGIPDLDQILGGGFTLGSLVMIMEDPEAPHHMLLLRNFMSQGLIHKQPLLYASPEKDPRGFLGTLPSPMASKEEKSHERPAEQDANLRIAWQYKKYFGEQNSEVQRGGKAEYCNDFDLRKPLERHFYSGQRVDCISLRDSPNLAPLLERCSTFSAQVSKSDGNIICAGRIAIQSLCSPQCDFSDKDWDMLSFIRSLKGMVRSSGAVAVISFPPSLVSLTFLKRWQHLADTLISVKAIPDEDKELAKLLTGYQDMLGLLSVHKVARINTQVPAILEATTFSMKLRKRRALVLECLNQAPVDGSSGSSYGTSGSCSGSSKTGNLDF; via the exons ATGGCTTCAAGTAGGCCCCGTGCCAGCAGTTTTTCTCGAAACATATCTAGTGCAGCTACATCTCAGATTCCTGGAGTTAAGCTTGGTCCAAATGGCACATCATTTCTTTCATCAGGCATACCAGATCTTGACC AGATTTTGGGCGGTGGCTTTACCTTGGGAAGCCTAGTCATGATTATGGAAGACCCTGAGGCACCTCATCATATGCTTTTACTGAGAAATTTCATGTCTCAGGGCCTGATTCACAAACAACCCCTACTTTATGCTAGCCCAGAAAAAGATCCCCGAGGCTTTCTTGGAACTTTGCCTAGTCCAATGGCTTCTAAGGAGGAAAAGTCTCATGAACGGCCAGCAGAACAG GACGCGAATTTAAGAATCGCTTGGCAATATAAGAAGTACTTTGGGGAACAAAATTCGGAGGTCCAAAGAG GTGGGAAAGCTGAATACTGCAATGACTTTGACTTGCGAAAGCCCCTAGAAAGGCACTTCTATAGTGGGCAGCGGGTTGATTGCATTAGTCTTCGAGATTCTCCGAATCTAGCCCCTCTGCTTGAACGTTGTTCAACCTTCTCAGCTCAAGTATCAAA ATCTGATGGAAACATCATATGTGCCGGTCGTATTGCTATTCAGTCGCTATGTTCACCTCAGTGCGACTTCTCTGACAag GATTGGGATATGCTATCTTTTATAAGATCGTTAAAAGGTATGGTTCGATCTTCGGGTGCAGTTGCGGTCATATCCTTTCCACCCTCACTTGTCTCACTGACCTTTTTAAAGAGATGGCAGCATCTGGCTGATACCTTGATATCTGTCAAAGCTATTCCTG ATGAGGACAAGGAATTGGCAAAACTCTTAACTGGTTACCAAGACATGCTGGGCCTTCTGAGTGTACATAAAGTTGCTCGCATAAATACACAG GTCCCTGCAATTCTGGAAGCCACAACATTCTCAATGAAGCTGCGAAAACGAAGGGCATTGGTTTTAGAATGCCTTAATCAAGCCCCAGTTGATGGTTCAAGTGGAAGTTCGTATGGTACTTCTGGTAGTTGTTCTGGAAGTTCTAAGACAGGGAACCTGGACTTCTAG